The sequence below is a genomic window from Theobroma cacao cultivar B97-61/B2 chromosome 6, Criollo_cocoa_genome_V2, whole genome shotgun sequence.
aaattttaaatttgaaatagacatatgaaattattttattattttttatttatattaattattaaataaaaaaattttagaggtcattaaaaaattttaaaaagttcaTATAGTATgtaaaaagttttttaaattttggggGGCGCTCAACCCGATAAATAGCAATAGAATAATATTTTAGATTTGTGGCCAAATAAAGTTGATAGACAATGCACGAGCCTCTTTCTACTAGGGGTGAGCAAATATCACTAGAACCCAATAACTAAACCGAATCGAAATAAGTTCAATTTTTTCGGTTCAATTAGTTTGATTAGGATAGTTCGGTTGGTAAAATTATTTCGATTCGGTTTCggttataaatatttataatcgAATTAAACAAACTAATCGAACCTAAATAAAGATATTATGGagattttatatgaaaaaatttctaaacataaattatttataattgtttatatcatataaattatataagtattcattttatttattataatttttaatggtcattttttatatttttgtgatattgatttatttaaaaaaaatataacataaataaatatatataaaaaaattattaagtttgaTTTATGGAAACTTAACTAAACTAACCGAATTAGTTCGGTTTCGGTTAGTATAGTTAGTTATATAATTCGGTTCAATTtcgattatttttaaaaaataattcgATTAATTCGATTATTGGATATTCAAAACCGAACTAACCGTTTACACACCTCTACTTTTTATCTattgttttttcttattaCTTCACGTGGTTAGAGGAAGAAGCTTTTTTTAAAGCTTCTTTTTACTTATGTTATAGAtagaattataaatattagattttttgAGTTAGAgccttttatatataattataaatattggATTTCTTTGAGTCAGGGATCAAAGAAGGTTTGATAAGGACTTACTATAGAAAGGGAGCGGAATGATGGAGACAAATAATAAAGTCAAAACCAACCGTTGCATTAATACAACTAACATTATCTCATTTAGTTGACTCTAAGGTTTAAGCCCCAGGgtcttattttttgtttaagaaTAGTAGGCTCCATCCATGACtcgtgttttttttttttgcattttcgAACGTTATGCACTTTCCTTAATTcaaaccttttttttataCCGTTGTTAAAGGGTTGATACATATTCAtctaaaaactaataaaaagaaaaaaattaaacaaaaattacgaattttatattaataatagaCGGGATGAGTATTAAGTTTATaatgaatataattttttattaaaaatatcaactcataaaataaacacgcacatatatatatatatatatagttttagTACATTAAACAGTCATATAGCCAGTTATTTAACAATCGTATTATCAAGAGATTTGTTAagtataatttaaaatttaaattaaattgggtGATTATTATTGGATTAGTAGCTGCACCATGAAAGGCGCAATGGGTGCAAATTATGTCCACCAAGACAAATCACATCATTGATacaatgaataaaataatagattCCTTCTTTGCGGAGACAATGATGGCCACACAGCATCCATTGAAAAACCTTAATTTCCGAATTCCGTCTGAATTCCAGGAAACTTTTtatcaataatttaaaatatttcatcctaaatttgaaaaaaaaattaatgagataaaagaaaaaattatttgaaaataattattgtttttaaatttataaatagataAACGAATTCTACCGTTCACTTTTATTTCGATTTCTTTTTTCAGATAacattttttgatttttttcaattaaaattatgtaaatatatattaatttgtatcttatttataatttttatccTCATTGTTAATTTTACTTACTAAAATTGCATAAATATCTTTGACATATATTATTAacgaaaaataatataaaaataattatacagTTATGGATTTTTATCActtatattttaatgcaaaaatattttaaaaaatggaatttgctgaaaaacaatatttaaaaaatgaccGTATCCAAAACattctaaatatttaaaaaaaaaaaaaagtcacaAGATTACAGGGCCGTTGGTTGGTCGTGGGTACTTTTAAGACAGAGAAAAGTGGGGTCACTCAGTCTGACAGAAAACAGAACAGCATGGAAAAGCGAGCgcttagaaaaacaaaacactCCCTTTGCTTTACTCTCTCCTTTCTGTACTTTACTGAGCTTTGCCACTAACCCATAGCCCAAAAGATCTTCATAGCTTATCTTTGTTTTATCTAATTCCTTCcatttcaaaacaaaacaaaaccccagaaattcaaatttgtttcTCTTTACTTACATtgctggttttttttttcttgcttgtttgctgggaaaaggagagaaagttggggttctttttttttaaaggttgTTGTTAAGCAAGCAAATGGGTTTTGTGACTTGGGGGATGATGTGTGTTGGGTTGGTGTTGTTTTTGACTGTGCCGTTTTCTGCTGGAACTACTGACCCTCGTGATGGTAAAGTATCTTAGCTCAAGTTTGCACcaccttttttttattctttttccaattTGGTTATTGTTGAATGTGATGCTGTGTTTGTTTGTGGGGAAAGTTTGAGGAAAGGGATAGAAAGTGTGAAAAAGTAGAGTGTGCTAACTTGCAGTTTGCTTTGTTTGCTTCATTTCCtatgaaaaataacaaaaaaaagttcaaaaattttttttgtttagccTCATTTTCGGTTGGATATATGCATTTTGTGAGCTGTTTCAACTCTCAAGTTCTGTTAGAATTGCTGAAGCTTAAATGATAGTTTTGGGAAGAGCTTTTATCTACTTTAATTAGCCTATGGCTGCTGTCATTTCAGTTATTAACTTCATTCATTGGGTTCATGCAAATGTCAGTGAATcatagtttttgtttttttagattttaagcTTGGTcagaatttttaattaaaatgttggAACCTGGAAGTTTCTCAAAGCAAGACGTTTGGAAGCCTGTGGTAattgtttctttgttttctgtaTGTCTCCCAGTTTCGGCAATAAATAGCTTTTATACTTCTCTGGGTTCCCCACCTCTTCTTGGGTGGATTCCTGTTGGAGGAGATCCATGTGGGGAAGAATGGCAGGGCGTTTCATGTGTCTTCTCGAATATAACAGAACTGTACATggattttctttccttttctgttGTTTTCCCTATCTTCATCAATAAATTTTGTATCAATATTTGTTGAGCTTATTGGTTTTCAGACGATTGAGTGGCATGAACCTGGGAGGAGTTCTGGATGAAGGCATTGGAGGCTTTGAATCATTAATAAAGCTGTaagcatttttcctttttgatataTGGTTTTTAGGTGATGTGCATAGTAGCATTGATGACTAGGGTTCAATCATATATAATCAACATGTTCCCAATCATTTTAATCTCTTATAGATGGTGATGCATCAAAACACGCTATACTCGTTTCTTTCTCGGGTCACCTGTGAATGTCGACAATATCTTCTGAGGaaatcattttctctaatattTCATGTCGGCTGGTTTGGGCTTTGTGCTTCTGGGGCAATCAAAGAGTTGTCCAAATGGTTGATTTCTATGCAGATGAATGTATATCATGTAAAGAAGGATGAGAAGGAAGCATCAAGTTTcagttgccaaatatcatatattatttcatttgttCTGGaagcttttatatttttctttgtagAGCCTTATGCTACTTTTTGTTGCTTTATGGAGCAGGGATCTGAGTCACAATCAAATTGGAGGGAGTATTCCATCTAACTTGCCTATCACCATGAGAAATTTGTATGTTTTGACTgcaatctttatttttatctgTAAACTATACTTGATAAGCAAATGATTTCAGTAATTTATGCACTTTTCTTTCACTAAGCTTTTCCATGACTTAATtagctttatttttctcttattttagtTATCTTTCAGGTAATCAATTCAATGGAAGCATCCCTGCTACTTTGTCTACCTTGACACAACTAACAGAACTGTAAGTTTAAGTCAAACTTTTGTTATCCTGAAATTGTACTATTAAGCTGTAACCATTTTctcattattatttaatattgtaCCTTCTCTACAGGTATTTGGATGATAACCATTTAAGTGAAGCAATACCAGATTCTTTTCAACAGCTTAAGAGTTTGATTGATTTGTAAGCtctttatataatatagtGTCTATTTgtgtttatttttctaggtTAAATTTTGACCGTACCTTATGTTCAGGGATCTATCAGGAAATAATTTGAGTGGTCAGTTGCCTCCCTCTTTTGGAAACTTGTCATCTCTTACCACACTGTGagtaatattttcattaaaatatgaGGTCATTAGTTTCATTCACTCAAAAAGTTTTCATGGATTACATATATGCTTCTTAGCATCTAGGGTTATATATACTATTTCTCTGGCAGGCACTTGCAGAACAACATAATTTCTGGGCTCCTTGATGTTCTACAGGATCTTCCCCTATCGGATTTGTACTCTTTTTCCTCTGATTTTTCCCCATTCAATGTTTGTTTCACAAATATATCACCAAATGACGTAGCATTAACCTGAAATTGTTACAAATTGTCACTTTCTTCTTGTGTAGGAATGTTGAGAACAACATACTCTCTGGTCCGATACCTGCTAAGTTACTAAATATTCCAAATTTCAGGTGAATCCTCAGATTgttttttgacatttttcaGATTTTCATACTGCTATTCAAGTGCACATAAGTATGGTATAAGTTTCTGTAAATCCAGGTCCCCCACCCCTGCCACAACCCTTTGTCTTCCTGCTACTTTCTAATGATGACATGACATCTTCTCTGCAGGAAAGATGGAAATCCCTTTAATACTACTATTCTTCCTTCACCACCATTAGCACTCCCTCCATATATAGCCTGGGCTCCCTCTCCTTTAGAAGGATCCAGGGGACCAGCTGGTGCACCTTCTAGTGTCGAATTACCTCAGTGGgcaaaagcaagaaaattttggacaaATGATAGGGTTATTTGGATTGCTGTTGCAGGGCTTATAGCACTTGTTGTCTTAGTAGTGTTTCTGCTTTTCGTGTGGAGATGTTGTAAACGTAGGCAAGTGAACAGAAATTCTGACAGGCATACTAGTGAGAAGCTTAATCAGATTAATAAATCAGAGAAAGGTAACTTAATAATAGTCTATCCCTGTGGCAGACCTTGTAAAAGTTCTCtatttctctattttcctttCATACTCTACGTAACTGAAAAGGCACCGTATTTAACAGTTGCTAAAGAGGCAGTCATGAAGCCGGTCGATGGATATGGACTAGAAAGTGGAGGAATGAGAATAAGTTCGAAGTTACAAGATGAACAGGTTGCTGATGTAATTAGGGTGCCTTCAAGTTCAAGGACccaaaaaaatcatgaaacaAACAAGGGAGGTGTGGATGTGATGCCCGTTTCACTACGGCCACCACTACCTCCTCCTTTATTTCCCTCCGCAGAGGAGGTCAGTGTAAGCCCGATCATGCCAGCAGGAGTAAATGGAGGTGTTCGCTCTTCTAGAGGTCAGGACTCATCTTCTATGAGTGCCTTCACCGTCGCATCACTTCAGCAGTATACAAATAGCTTTGCTGAGGAAAATTTTATTGGAGAAGACATGCTCGGCAGTGTGTACAGGGCTGAGCTTCCAGATGGAAAGGTAAGATAATTTCCACGCAGGAGGACAATGTGATagaatacttttttttattttttttgaaaagtgtgATAGAAAACTTGAGTGGGTTCCTGGGCTCAGGCCCCTTCCTCTAAAATTTTGTGCCCGTTGCTTCAAGTCTTTTATGTTGCTTTCGTTGTTATTCCATCTTTTCTTGAGAGAGAAAGACGGAATCAATACTGATGGTgactctttttcttcctcctaAGCAAATTTGGATGCTACAAGCTAAATTGATAAACAAACAGAATTTGGTAAATCATGCTTTCTTCCTTTCAAATCaaccacccccccccccccccccctccctcTCTCAGTCTTAGGTACTAATTTCTTTTGTCTTGTTTTCAGTTCCCTGGCCAGACAAACCATTCATTGCAAGATTTTACATTGATTATAGAAATCTATTTGACTTCCCAGCAAGTTTCACCAACCTCTATTGGCTTTATGTTTGACATTCTTATTTACTCTTTTGTAGATACTTGCCATCAAGAAACTGGATACTAGAGCTTCTAGGTGGAAGAATGATGCAGAATTTCTTGAATTAGTATCTACTATCTATAAACTTAGGCATCCTAACATTTTGGAGCTTGTGGGTTACTGTAATGAGCATGGGCAACGGTTACTAGTCTACGAGTACTGCAGAAATGGAACGCTGTATGATGCGTTGCATGTTGACGATGGGATCCGTAAGAAACTTTCTTGGAATGCACGTGTTCGAGTGGCGCTTGGAGTTGCAAGAGCCCTACAGTAAGTAAATATATTGGCAATACAAGAGCCCGTTAATTATGTAATCAAGGAAATTTGATGTGCTTTTATGGGGGAAAAAATGCTGTCTTTAACCTTGGATATATGAGCAGGTTGTCTCATCTTTTATATGATGCATAGTTGAACCCCAGAAGAGCCTGTAATTCCTTGCTTGTGGCTTATATGATTGTCATTAGTCTCTTAGTTTTAATCCATCAATCAATCGGAAACtaagtgtaatttttatttgttaattttttttggggtGCTGGTGGTAAGATTTCTGCATGAAGTTTGTCAGCCACCCATTGTGCACAAGAATATCAGGTCTGCAAATATTCTCCTTGATGACAAGCTTGCAGTTCGTGTCTCAGAATGTGGTTTGGCTCCTTTGGTGTCATCTGGCTCTTTAAGTGAGGTAATTTTGGGTGCAAATATGTATATAGATGTGTGATATTCAAATCCTGCTGATTTGAGGTTCCACAAATATATTAGTTACTGATAATACAAAATATGTTAGTTGTtaataatacaaaatttttgttggagACTTCAGACCAGTCTGTTTGAATTAAACTCATTAGCTCTTTTCAGTGGACATTAATGTTACTGCAATTGAACAGTAAGAAAACTATACATTGGAGAAAATTATAATGCAGACAAGTTAAAGAATTATGAGATGTATGGATGGTATGACACTATAATGGAATATCAGTTAAGGAGATGAACCTGTAAAATTTAGGAATTTCAAAATGAAGGCATGAGGGATCCTTATCTCTATCTGGGAGGGCAGGAATTGTTTTTCCTAGTATTGCTTATTGTTGCTGATTTTGTTTGGTATCTTGGCacttaactaaaattttcCTGTCCCATTTATATACCTTGAAGCTGGTCAATACAAAATACTAATTATTCAACACAAACATACTCATTAAATCACATGACAGAGTCCAAGATGTGTTTGTGTTTGCTCTATAAATTATCATATAGAATTGTGGCTGATATTGGTGAAAGTATTCGCAGTTTTCTGGAAGCCTCTTTGTATCCTACGGTTATGCTGCCCCAGAAATTGAGTCAGGAAGTTATACTTGCCAGAGTGATGTCTATAGCCTTGGTGTTGTAATGTTAGAACTTCTCACAGGGCGAAAATCCTTTGACAGGTTAGCCAAATCTCACATACATATGGAAATTTGCCTGAAGGTAATTTATCAATCATTTGAACTTTTTACCTTGCACTAAGCTTGTATTAACATGTTTAGGTCACGGCCTCTAGGGGAACAATTTCTTGTTAGATGGGCAATTCCTCAGCTTCATGATATTGATGCGTTAGCTAGGATGGTTGACATTGCTCTAAAAGGAGTGTACCCAGTGAAGTCATTGTCACGCTTTGCGGATATAATATCTAGATGTGTACAGGTGAACTTCTTGCTCCCTCTTTTTATGTTTCTACTTTCGTGGCATGCTCTTTCTGATAGTGAGATTCTGCAATATGACTTTGGAGCATTGCCTTTAGAGAGATCATTCCTAGGGATGCATATATTCTATTAACACTTTGTCTGgagattgaagaaaaaatactCCATTGCCAAAGGGGaattaaattgtaaattaCTTAAAGCTAAAATGGGAATAGGATaaccaaaatccaaaaaaagCATGTTTCCAAACTTCTTCCATTTCACTTTAGGGGTGGGCAGCGGTCGGTTGCAACCGGGCAACCGACTGAAACCGTCGGTTAATGTAACCGACGGTTGCAATAGCAACCGTTGGTCGATCCGATCGGCCTCGTCGGCCAATCGGCCCGGCCCTTGGGGGGACTCCTTCCCCCCCGAACCGACCGAATAACCGTCGGTcatgtttgttttcttttccaagaGGGGGGGAAATACCGTAATACCCCTCActaacccccccccccccccctccccgCCACCCATAAGGGTAAAGAAAGAATAGCAGCTTCTGCTGCTATTATTCCCTTTCTGGTTTCCCCCAACCCCCCTAATTTCTCCTTCCCCTACTTTCCGCCGCTCCAACTCTCCCTCTCACTAAGCCCTAAACCAGCAGCCACTGACAAAGTTGGCTTTCTTCCATTCTTCAACTGGTGCCTCTCAGTCAAAATTACTGCCACTGCAAGGTAAaccatagttttttttttttgttagttaTTTTGTCAATGTGTCATTGTGTTTGGCTGTTTGCTGGCCATGGATTGTTAAGCATAAAACTCTCTCAAGAATTAGCCCGACAGAATTAATGTCATCTGCTGCCCATGAAATGTTAATCATTTGCTGCTTATGGATCCTTAATCATTATTAGCAAGACCATTATTAGCCCATGGATTCTTCACAGCCCAAGTTAACTCTATGGATCTTTTACAGCCCATGTCAACCTTCACAGCCCAAACCCAAATCAAACTAAGTCCACAGTCTATAAAAACTGCCCCAAAACCGACCGAACCAACCACCTTAAAAACCGACCGAAACCGATTTTGAGGGGGGGGTGCGGTTTGGTCGGTTAAAATGGCTGAAATTTTTGATCGATTTTCGGAATAACCGAACCGAAACCGACCGAAACCGACTTTGCACACTCCTATTTCAGGTTACTTAATGCTGTCTTCCTATTACTTTTCTTATTGAGAGCTACAAGGCACCTTATGTTTAATCTTCGTGCAGTGGGAGCCAGGATTCAGACCACCAATATCTGAAATCGTCCAGGATCTTTTGCACATGATTTAGAGGCGAATCTTGAGCAATTTTGGCTGTATAACGAATGTTTCATTAAAGGGAAATGAAGCAGAAGAGATGTCAGCTTGAGAAGAGTGAGTGATTTACAAGATTATGAAGTTCAATCTGATGAAACTCTCCAAGAAGGGTGCTTATTGCTCGAGTCAGCAGCTCATCGGATGCCTTCTGTGATATTATCTGCAATTTATAGTCAAGGCTAACAGCAAATTTTTTAGGCCTCACCCGttttgcttcttcttctccatggAGAGGTGCTAATGTTATTGTTTATTAATTCTTCTGCCAAAACTGTATTTTTCCAGTGTGGTCCATTTAAGGTCTAACTAGATTATATCAATGGCCATGTTCACtgtatttaacttttaatccATTGACTGATAtatcctttttttaaaaaaaatttctttctgACAG
It includes:
- the LOC18596919 gene encoding protein STRUBBELIG-RECEPTOR FAMILY 3: MGFVTWGMMCVGLVLFLTVPFSAGTTDPRDVSAINSFYTSLGSPPLLGWIPVGGDPCGEEWQGVSCVFSNITELRLSGMNLGGVLDEGIGGFESLIKLDLSHNQIGGSIPSNLPITMRNFYLSGNQFNGSIPATLSTLTQLTELYLDDNHLSEAIPDSFQQLKSLIDLDLSGNNLSGQLPPSFGNLSSLTTLHLQNNIISGLLDVLQDLPLSDLNVENNILSGPIPAKLLNIPNFRKDGNPFNTTILPSPPLALPPYIAWAPSPLEGSRGPAGAPSSVELPQWAKARKFWTNDRVIWIAVAGLIALVVLVVFLLFVWRCCKRRQVNRNSDRHTSEKLNQINKSEKVAKEAVMKPVDGYGLESGGMRISSKLQDEQVADVIRVPSSSRTQKNHETNKGGVDVMPVSLRPPLPPPLFPSAEEVSVSPIMPAGVNGGVRSSRGQDSSSMSAFTVASLQQYTNSFAEENFIGEDMLGSVYRAELPDGKILAIKKLDTRASRWKNDAEFLELVSTIYKLRHPNILELVGYCNEHGQRLLVYEYCRNGTLYDALHVDDGIRKKLSWNARVRVALGVARALQFLHEVCQPPIVHKNIRSANILLDDKLAVRVSECGLAPLVSSGSLSEFSGSLFVSYGYAAPEIESGSYTCQSDVYSLGVVMLELLTGRKSFDRSRPLGEQFLVRWAIPQLHDIDALARMVDIALKGVYPVKSLSRFADIISRCVQWEPGFRPPISEIVQDLLHMI